The genome window tggttgcttcgaccaacaatacctcgtctacccttaaagaagTTGAAGTGGGAACAGGCGGAACAATTGTTTATTTGTGGCCGgtttctgaacatgctgaagagagTGAGTGAATGGTGAAAGTAGCACCATTTTGAAAAGTATCATAATGTGCAAGTATTTTGTACGCAAGGATATATTATGCAAGTCAACAGTGGTCGTCGCTGGACAAGTTTGCAAACTCGGATCACTTCTAACATTCTAACATTGTCTaagtaaaaagaacaaaaatacaaaagaaagaaagaaagaaactaaataCAGTTATTGCACCCAAAGTGGTAAAAAAGAAACCAGGATGACAATATTTATATAATGATAGgcatataaatataatgatataatgataGGCATATTACTGAAGTGTTTATTAAACATCTTTATCACCGTTATCTGGGTGTCGCAATAGTAAAATTCCTATAATATCACTGTTGCCGTAATAGTAAAGTTTCCCTAATTGTATTGCACTTTGTACTAGTAATATACACAATAAATATGTgatttgatcaagcaaaatcagtctgaagtcggacatattcaattttcagtttcttataggattacAAGTATAAACAGCATTCTTTTGCACAGCTACACTTTGCAGAAAACCGCCTTTGAATTTGAACAATCAGTTCAAAAAATATGAACAGGTTCagagtttcaaaaacaaaagaaaatacttCCTTtggttggctatatctcaaagtcTATATtttcgacttccgactgattttgcttgatcatatcataTATATCCTACTAATTCATACAAGTATACGTGTCAGTCTAGAAGTGTATGCAACCAAACACAACAAATGCTCATGCGGTACAGTGTGGATGTGCAAACAGATTTTGTGCGGAACTTGATCGTCAAAATATGTGTTTTGGTAACGCAAGTAGTGGCTTAAACCTACTACTCGGCAATCCTGAGAGTGCAAACTTGTCTAAAAGTGAAGAGACAGCAATTGCCAGGTAGGAAGGTACATATACTTTCATAATGGCCTGCTTCTTATACTGTTAGTTTCTTTGAATGAACTTTTCTATTGCTTCCCTCGTGCCTGAATTTTTTTTTGTCGAGAGGGGggtgtaaagaaaaaaaaaacccggagtGAGCATTTGTAATCTAACACTATTTTATACACACACCAACTAACTCATTTAAACAGTAGGTCTACTATGAACAAGGAATAtgtcttctcttttttttctctGAGTTATCAGGGAGAATTAATTACCCCCTTGTCTGCCATCAGGCACGCCACTGATTGGGGCGCTGGACTGTTTGGAATACAAAATGGTTAACTGCATTTTGGGGACTGGTTTTTCAAATTATTATAGAATTCGACATTCATTTATGGTACATTAGGTGGAGGCGCCGTgttttaacttaacttaacttaactaacataatttataatgcgccttttcctgtggctacaaagcgcaacaagcatattaaaaagaacagcacacatgatcaaatacagaaaacaacattatggaaaaagatatgtcttgagcatagttttgaatgattcaagagtagcagcatttctgatatgaaccggtaaggtgttccacaaacgtggagctgCCACTGAAAAAGCTCTATCCCCAGCACCCTTCTTAGAACGAGGCACAAGGAAGGAAATACTATCTGCCGAGCGGGTCTTCATTGCGCTCTGGGATGATCTTTTCACAGTGAGGCAGTTAGTTAAGTACTGGGGAGAGAGCTCATTCAGAGATTTAAACACATAAAGCAGCGTCTTGTATACAATCCTCTCACTGACAGGAGCCAATGAAGTTGGTTCAAGAGAGGGGTAACATGCTCAAATTTTGGTTTGAGACATATTAAACGTGCACACTTATTTTGCAACTTCTGCAAACGATTTAGAAACGGTTTTGCGATATGTTTGGATATgtaattatattctttactttccaTTCGccttatattctttactttccaTTCGCCTTACCctggtggaaaataaagaaaataattaaaatatccaAACCTAGCGCTAAACACGGCACCTTCGCCTAATGTTCGCCGTAGAAATAGTTACCATAGcaatgagtttacactatttttaatgtattttcctgcaCTATATAATAGGATGCACTCCTCACCTgtgctgtgtatgtgtgcaatgataGACTACGAGTTTGTTTATAGTGGCTCTATATGGAAGGACTATAACCACTTAATTTCGCGAGGTATTTAATTAACTAGTACCAAAACAAAACTTGATTATGATCACAAATATGATAGACATACCCAAGTTCACACAGCGCGATAATGGCTGAGTGGTTGTGCACTTTGCACTGCTTAGATGTTGGTCCCAGTGGTTtttgttttgaaagtttttcaCGATATTTTCAGAATaagacatatgtgacgtgtcatgtcaaaaggagacacttttgaacAGGTTATCAATTCtaagatttttacatatcttaaatacagagatattttgctccacaacgccgttttcctcaatgaaatcggacattcctaagcgaagatattaagttatggcattataaaattggaaattgagatatcggcctttaaaaatactattgacaatgtaagagtaggaattaccttgaaaaatgtcccaaaaatactagatgccagttatattccggtctgaaactatcatacaatattttttatattaataacatcacaaattcgcaacaaacccaaattgtgaaaaaatcatcccagggcagatttttggctatttctccatttacgatcctgcccaaaagtgtctccttttgacatgacacgtcacatataacctATATTATTGGTTCTCGGCTTTATAATGCTTATAgtaattatgattatgattagtgTAGGTGTGTGTAATACGGGACTTTGTTGCAATGCTCATTGAGTGGGTTAAGTAAGTGTATAAAGTGTCACATTTTATGGCCTAACTCCACTtgaaatttgaataaataaaaaaatgtgttaaaggacaCAACCTTTTTTCCCTTTAATGTTATAAATCGTCGTCCGTaatccatagtggcgtatagtggggcgccgcgaataaacaacttttcgagaaaatcgggtttgaagaaatgccaatttaaaatcgagttgtgtaaatcagacattcattatattttgtaaatgatgtaaaatttctgtagtaaactaaatagatcttattgttatatatttttcaaaagaaataaatacatactattgctggcaaactgacaataaagctatacgtcactatggaaaacgaacaaaacgcaataccctaaccttacgttaaccatacgccacctcggtcgccgtgtaatccctatggcgttacttttcgtctttcgtattccatagtggcgtataggtccgatacgcgtacgccactatgacatacgatgtttttcatttttgccgatatttcataatcataaaatgtgtataaaaagtggcgtatggtcgatacgccactatggaatacaaaaatgtcactttgtaactatacgccacatttaattaattaattactaattaattagctaattatgactgatgagacttagaaaaaatgaaagagaacatcattaaaaacatatgtgccaattttcaaaaaaatgaccaaaaatcactatacgccactatggaatacagccgacgaaatgtCCTATATAAAAGTACTGGTCCCGTATTGCcttcatatgaagacctgagcgcaagaagagcGTAGGTCCACTTGGCCCTCAACATGTATAGGCtacaagttgcgtatagtttcgtatattttggtaatgttttatactcatatttatgttcaggggccaaaacaaatctttcacaacctttcatgatgtttctaccctggaacatgtattaaacattataaaaccctaagaaactatacgtatagtgtatacatgttgaggggacaagtggacttacggtcttcttgcgctctggTCTTCATATGCAGGTAATAAGGGACAATTTGTGATATCGAACATAGAATCAATTTAATAATGTCTGATTTATTCATCATGAAGAGTGACAAATTCTGAATAAGAAACATTTAGTTACCTGGCTCTTTTAATTAGTATACAAATTAGGCAAtggcttaaggaatcggatagcaacgtttgcacagtatttttttgggacccgggggcacatcaaacacaccaaattgaattgatattttgattaaaGTAAAGTTTCCTTCGAGgactatttttaataatttgccataaaatttgtattatatagtattatatcttattcagaatgcaatctgcCCTTGTTTAACATCTGTTAATCGTTTGCTTTCAGCTTAATATCGATGTCCACGTAACCTACTGCCAAGAGCATTGGAAGTTGTTGGCGAAAGATACACGATTTTTGCACACCAAAAAGGTATGTACACTGCAAATAAAAACGTTTCTGTAACACCTATTAAGCATATTGACATGTTTATTAATACTGATATTTTCAGAAACCTCTTCTCAGGGGGGATATTCCCCAAAAACGTCCACCGAATCGCCTAATCacttaggtcttcattttgcagaCCACCCCTGCACAGGGGATAAACAAGTGGCTATTTTTGAGTGCTTTCGACATTTCCCAAATTAGGTTTAACACAATAAAAGGCCTAGAATAAtagaaaacttgtccacgaaggGCTGCATGGACCGTCATTACACAAATTTTCTGTTTTtgcaaactaaaattttacacactaataatgccaaaatggtccaccaaatcgcttcaattaggtcttcattttgcatttttttcttacTTCTGAGCAGACACCCCAGCATCACGAAAGCGGGATGCGATAGCCACTCAGCGGCCATttccaaaattttattgtttttaatcaaattggTCCCCACTCTCTAACTGCTCTATATATTCGCCAATGGGTATATGCCCGTTACGGTTAGTGCTTATAGTGAGCAGTATCGGAACAATTTCTGACCGGATATAATTTATATGCCAATGTACCAttcatctgctcccactataaacacgctgatttAGCAATTAGTTCTGCATGGTGTGTACCATGCCAGCATGATCAGGGATACATTTGTTCCTATTTCGGGCAATGTTCGAGGTTCAATGTGTTGATGTATCATAAATCAAACTTGCAGCCAATTATTCCTATTTCCCATTCTGCCAACCAATGACCCCAAGTTTTTACAGTCCACACTGAAGGACCCCCTCTTTTTTAAAGCTgcccactgaatgaccccctatttttggtaaaAACCCTCTAGCGATAAACCCCTAAAGTCCAACTCCGGTACATTGTAGCACAGGCAACATGGATATGGCCACAAGGAGTTTCGGATGACCTAAAATCTAAAAGAAAGTAATGCAACTTGTCCTTGTTCAGTAATGATAAGATAATacgaaattattattattgttttatttcagaAAACTTGGAAGAAACGACTAGAACCATGTGGCTAAATGCACTCTTCTTTGTCACACAGGCTCTAATTTTGACCTCACAGTTTACAAATAAACCCTCAGTACTGTTAACAGTTGCAGTTGGTGTGACGACAACCGTTAAATTCTACGAGGGAGTGCAGATATGCTATAAGGAAGGCATGTCTTtagaatgtataaagggaactaTACCACCTGTGATTACTGCTATTGGTTGGGGTTCCAAATATTTCAAGGACGATGTAGTCGATGGAGACGATATGCCCGATACCAAGACTCCAACCGAGAAAGAGGCCAATGCCGATACATGTACGAGCCCAAGACCGAGACCCataggatgatttaaggaagccccatcatgcactgcaaacgtgttatcaccagagtttcaactgccactttacttttcaaatcccattgaatgctgtgcaaaagatgttgtttaagaattgtgcgtgtgtcattattacttggtcgatttcagatctaaagtgatgtatgcatgaaggataattcacaccttctgtaggtaacataaaatatgaaatcgaccagcattgtgaatgcgtttttattgtaaatatatcagtcaaaattgaaatttaaccatgtccgtcaatgcaatgtgcgcgcagtggtgtcatgttcactcacacagctgtgctaaccgcaagtcaacacagtggcgtggtgggaagtgctcaAATCATCCTCTGACCGAGACCTAGCCGCATTAAGGATTTATAATTATCTCTATGACTGGAACACGGCTTACAAAATTacctaaacaaattaaaattgtgaatAAATTACCTAAAAAGTTGAaggcccattcaaatacatcgagggttgagaaccagaaagcctcaatTCACAATCACCtcctcccacaaaatgagcataaagtcgccagggcactatagaagacacAGTTTATTAACTATGACAACATTCAATTTCTATCTAACAGtctaatatgcaagaaacaaaaatgatgaaagttattttttttttcaccaaaaggtATATCAATATCCAttggtttggaaaaaaaaagctCTTTCAAGGCAACCTAACTCCAGTTTTAGAGCCCTTTTTAAAGTCCGTGGCTCTGACTATATTGTTTATTTAGTgcaagtaagaacaggacacaacaaaaatACCTGCATGACATTTTCCAAAATAACTGCTAAACGCTgtaaattttattatttaaaataggttgctttgtcaaaatgtaaaaaacaaaacaaaaaagtggCAAATCAAATGCCATAAAAGTGAATGATCAAATGCAAAGTGTCAAGCAAAAAAACGGCTGAAAAGAATAAGGTTAACACCAAGAGTAAAGGTATGGTTGTTCTACTATATGTTATGAGTGTCAGTCCTCCTCAAGTGTTGACAACGGCAGTAGTGGATGCCGAATGGTACACAAGTAAACCcaaattctggatcagatacgaCGAACTACACGTTTACTGAGTAGGAGACAGTTCGTTTGTTGTTATTGCACCTCAGCTTTAGAATAATCTTCCCGTTGACATCAGGGAATCGGCGTCTAGTGTATATAtctgtattttaaaaaaaacctgaaaacacACCTGTTCCAGGGTTAATTTTTAGACATTCTtagaattgcattatctggatatctgtaagaggtacgagGCTCaaattcggtgacaacaaacctcatgacaagTGGAACATTATGAA of Amphiura filiformis chromosome 14, Afil_fr2py, whole genome shotgun sequence contains these proteins:
- the LOC140169005 gene encoding uncharacterized protein; the encoded protein is MWLNALFFVTQALILTSQFTNKPSVLLTVAVGVTTTVKFYEGVQICYKEGMSLECIKGTIPPVITAIGWGSKYFKDDVVDGDDMPDTKTPTEKEANADTCTSPRPRPIG